From the genome of Glaciihabitans sp. INWT7, one region includes:
- a CDS encoding extracellular solute-binding protein produces MKRNSLTIGIVALIASVTLVGCSAGGGSAKPSASSGSSNSKVTGTLRVIDPWFTANDAGAQGFQAVVDDFHKSYPNVEVTRDQATFGNLSQKMTTAVITGQNYDVVMAGLAWIPPLASLGAIQNLNKLGFDTKTVSKELGKGGSTLLDPSLYQGALYGIPLTASGLTLVYSKSAFEKAGLDPSKPPTTLAEIKSDAEKLTVKDASGNITQEGFALGETPGNYRQPFVGFLGAMGQKLYKNGGTTPNFATSTGTSVLDWMTSLQGNTSTYGQADPSNVNAVLLGKAGMGLSYSYADCSKIGQAKCDDLVFAPIQDKSKAMFVGGAIASVGAGTKLEGPAVAFIKALRQESSLETIATLQNEVPLSNSDAAAKFADSNPGGKFFLNNLDISVFEGGPTNWLKLRTVFGPAIDSALLKKSSSKDALNTVLSAASQ; encoded by the coding sequence ATGAAACGCAATTCCCTCACCATCGGCATCGTGGCGCTGATAGCATCGGTCACGCTCGTCGGGTGCTCAGCAGGCGGAGGATCCGCCAAGCCCAGTGCCAGCAGCGGTAGCAGCAACTCGAAGGTGACCGGCACTCTCAGGGTCATTGACCCGTGGTTCACCGCGAACGATGCAGGCGCTCAGGGCTTCCAGGCAGTTGTGGACGATTTCCACAAGTCGTACCCCAACGTCGAGGTCACGCGTGACCAAGCGACGTTCGGAAACCTCTCGCAGAAGATGACCACTGCGGTCATCACCGGTCAGAACTACGACGTCGTCATGGCCGGCCTCGCGTGGATCCCGCCGCTCGCGTCACTCGGCGCGATCCAGAATCTCAACAAGCTGGGTTTCGACACCAAGACGGTGAGCAAGGAACTCGGCAAGGGCGGCAGCACGCTGCTCGATCCGTCGCTGTACCAGGGAGCTCTCTACGGGATCCCTCTCACGGCATCCGGACTGACGCTTGTTTACAGCAAGAGCGCTTTCGAGAAGGCCGGACTCGACCCGAGCAAGCCCCCGACAACGCTCGCCGAGATCAAGTCGGACGCGGAGAAGCTCACCGTCAAAGACGCCTCTGGCAACATCACGCAAGAGGGCTTCGCCCTCGGTGAGACCCCCGGCAACTACCGGCAGCCGTTCGTCGGCTTCCTGGGGGCCATGGGCCAGAAGCTTTACAAGAACGGTGGTACGACGCCGAACTTCGCCACATCGACGGGCACCTCGGTGCTCGACTGGATGACGAGCCTGCAGGGCAACACCTCGACCTATGGTCAGGCCGACCCTTCCAACGTCAATGCCGTGCTGCTCGGTAAAGCGGGGATGGGTCTGTCCTACAGCTACGCCGACTGCTCGAAGATCGGTCAGGCAAAGTGCGACGATCTGGTGTTCGCCCCCATTCAGGACAAGTCCAAAGCGATGTTCGTCGGAGGTGCGATCGCGTCGGTGGGGGCCGGCACGAAGCTCGAAGGCCCGGCGGTCGCCTTCATCAAGGCGCTGCGGCAAGAATCGTCGCTCGAGACGATCGCGACCCTGCAGAATGAGGTGCCGCTGAGCAACAGCGACGCGGCAGCGAAGTTCGCTGACTCGAACCCGGGCGGGAAGTTCTTCTTGAACAACCTCGACATCTCGGTGTTCGAGGGCGGACCGACCAACTGGCTGAAGCTTCGGACCGTGTTCGGACCGGCCATCGACTCCGCTCTGTTGAAGAAGAGTTCATCGAAGGACGCTCTGAACACCGTCCTCTCGGCAGCCAGCCAGTAG
- a CDS encoding IclR family transcriptional regulator, which yields MTDPKTDGTSVARRALDLLSAFDVRSRRLTLSEMAARCNLPVPTAYRLVKVLTEWGALERGSDRRYEIGRRVWELGLLADVQTEIRQIAAPFLQDLFVATREAVYLAVRQGKSALYVDRLTGRVAPKVYANVGSRLPLHATGVGKVLLAHSPEDVTEDVLAHLRQYTPYTGVDQAKLRRELAVVRQRGFARTMQELDMSTASIAVPIFDSDGLVESALGLVTSDLRKDLSRVLPALHVAAQGIGRSLPPRHGDLFT from the coding sequence ATGACGGATCCGAAGACAGATGGCACCTCGGTCGCGCGGCGCGCCCTAGACCTATTGAGCGCATTCGACGTACGCTCACGGCGCTTGACGCTGTCCGAGATGGCAGCGAGATGCAACCTGCCGGTCCCGACCGCCTACCGCCTCGTCAAAGTGCTGACCGAGTGGGGCGCCTTGGAGCGTGGCAGTGACCGCCGCTACGAGATCGGACGCCGGGTCTGGGAACTCGGCTTGCTGGCCGACGTCCAGACCGAGATCCGGCAGATTGCCGCGCCATTCCTGCAGGACCTCTTTGTAGCTACTCGCGAGGCGGTCTATCTGGCGGTGCGACAGGGCAAAAGTGCTCTGTACGTCGACCGGCTGACCGGCCGTGTAGCGCCAAAGGTCTATGCCAACGTCGGTTCCCGCCTTCCGCTCCACGCGACCGGGGTCGGCAAGGTACTGCTGGCCCACTCTCCCGAAGATGTGACAGAAGATGTATTGGCGCATCTGCGCCAGTACACGCCGTACACGGGCGTCGATCAGGCAAAGCTTCGACGTGAACTGGCCGTCGTGCGACAGCGAGGTTTCGCTCGCACGATGCAAGAGCTCGACATGTCTACGGCTTCTATCGCGGTTCCCATTTTCGACTCGGACGGCCTTGTCGAGTCGGCACTGGGGTTGGTGACATCCGACCTCCGTAAGGATCTCTCGCGGGTCCTTCCCGCCTTGCACGTTGCCGCACAGGGCATTGGTCGCAGCCTTCCTCCTCGCCACGGCGATCTTTTCACATAG
- a CDS encoding dihydrodipicolinate synthase family protein, which yields MSSTWPTLAAEIADVIARGGVIPAHPLALDEQRRLSQPHQRALTRYYLDAGASGIAVGVHTTQFAIREHGLYPEVLELAAESAREWSDRPVALIAGVTGLTNQALAEVRLARELGYHAALVNVATWRGRPEAEILAHCRRLGEELPIIGFSLLPECGGFHLSYEFWRAFADIPSVVAIKMAPFNRYRTLEIIRAVVDARAEHRITLYTGNDDHIVMDLVAPFVMRRDGDEVRLRIRGGLLGHWSVWTRRAVELLDRIQQLPDASNIPADLLGMDSIVTECNSAIYDALNDFVGCVPGGLEILRRQGLVPGTWCLNPTEQLGPGQLEAIDRVIAAYPEMNDNDYVGSQLERWMAPAHVTTGRTA from the coding sequence ATGAGTTCGACGTGGCCGACGTTGGCCGCCGAGATCGCCGACGTCATCGCGCGCGGAGGCGTCATTCCGGCTCATCCGCTCGCCCTCGACGAGCAGCGTCGTCTAAGTCAGCCGCACCAGCGAGCCCTCACCCGGTATTACCTGGATGCGGGAGCGTCCGGTATCGCCGTCGGCGTGCACACGACCCAATTCGCGATCCGCGAGCACGGGCTCTATCCGGAAGTGCTCGAACTCGCCGCGGAATCAGCGCGAGAATGGAGTGACCGACCGGTCGCCTTGATCGCCGGCGTGACCGGCTTGACGAATCAAGCCCTCGCGGAAGTACGTCTCGCTCGCGAGTTGGGCTACCACGCGGCGCTCGTCAACGTCGCGACGTGGCGCGGGCGGCCAGAAGCCGAGATCCTGGCGCATTGCCGACGCCTCGGCGAAGAACTCCCGATCATCGGCTTCTCACTCCTGCCCGAATGTGGCGGATTCCATCTCTCGTACGAATTCTGGCGCGCCTTCGCTGACATTCCCTCAGTCGTCGCGATCAAGATGGCGCCATTCAACCGCTATCGCACTCTCGAAATCATTCGAGCGGTGGTCGACGCCCGTGCCGAGCACCGCATCACGCTGTACACCGGCAACGACGACCACATCGTGATGGATCTGGTCGCACCGTTCGTCATGCGGCGCGACGGCGACGAGGTGCGCCTCCGGATTCGCGGGGGGCTGCTCGGCCACTGGAGCGTTTGGACCCGCCGAGCAGTCGAGTTGCTCGACCGAATCCAACAGCTCCCGGACGCAAGCAACATCCCCGCCGATCTGCTGGGGATGGATTCCATCGTGACCGAGTGCAACAGCGCCATCTACGACGCGCTCAACGACTTCGTGGGCTGCGTACCCGGTGGGCTCGAGATTCTGCGACGCCAAGGTCTGGTACCTGGCACTTGGTGCTTGAACCCCACCGAGCAGCTGGGCCCCGGGCAGCTGGAGGCGATCGACCGCGTCATCGCGGCCTATCCCGAGATGAATGACAACGACTACGTCGGCTCGCAATTGGAGCGTTGGATGGCGCCCGCTCACGTGACCACAGGGAGAACCGCATGA
- a CDS encoding NAD(P)-dependent oxidoreductase, with translation MTTTTRFLEDTTAAGPSVLHRANFPAFFTDVEHLEDFMSMPTQELVDDLAHVPGDITVLGAAGKMGVTLARVLKRAAPEKRIIAVSRFTDAESRAKLEKHGIETISCDLLDRDAVGKLPHVENVIYMAGLKFDFTGREDFLWAMNTLAPAIVADAFARSRIVSLSTIHVYPWSDPLRGGVTESTPPLARPGEYANSVVGRERIFEYFSRLHGSPGRNVRFVYAIDMRYGVLQEIASWVLEGKTIPLETGTVSIMWQGDAINQFARLLRYTEIPASPLNVGGPEMVSVRKVAEQFGALFGIEPVFSGAEGEALAVNCDQAAALLGNPYVTVDTMVKWVAEWAQSGKPTLGKPSKFEVRSGRF, from the coding sequence ATGACGACCACGACCCGTTTCCTCGAAGACACCACGGCAGCCGGCCCATCCGTGCTGCACCGCGCGAACTTCCCCGCGTTCTTCACCGATGTCGAGCACCTCGAGGACTTCATGTCGATGCCCACACAGGAGCTGGTCGACGACCTCGCCCACGTGCCCGGCGACATCACGGTGCTCGGCGCCGCGGGCAAGATGGGCGTCACCCTGGCCAGGGTCCTGAAGAGGGCCGCTCCGGAGAAGCGCATCATCGCGGTCTCGCGCTTCACCGACGCCGAATCCCGGGCGAAACTCGAGAAGCACGGAATCGAGACAATCTCGTGTGATCTGCTCGATCGGGACGCCGTCGGCAAGCTTCCCCACGTCGAGAACGTGATCTACATGGCGGGCCTGAAGTTCGACTTCACGGGTCGCGAGGACTTCCTCTGGGCGATGAACACTCTTGCGCCAGCGATCGTCGCCGACGCGTTCGCCAGATCTCGGATCGTCTCGTTGTCGACGATCCACGTCTATCCGTGGAGCGATCCGCTTCGCGGCGGCGTCACCGAGAGCACCCCGCCGCTGGCTCGCCCTGGCGAGTACGCGAACTCGGTAGTGGGCCGGGAGCGGATTTTCGAGTACTTCTCGCGCCTGCACGGGTCGCCCGGTCGCAACGTGCGATTCGTCTACGCCATCGACATGCGGTATGGAGTGCTGCAAGAGATCGCGAGTTGGGTCTTGGAGGGGAAGACGATCCCTCTCGAGACGGGCACGGTGAGCATCATGTGGCAGGGAGATGCGATCAACCAGTTCGCGCGACTGCTTCGATACACCGAGATCCCTGCCTCCCCTCTGAACGTCGGCGGGCCCGAGATGGTGAGCGTCCGCAAGGTGGCCGAGCAGTTCGGTGCCCTGTTTGGGATCGAGCCGGTATTCTCGGGGGCCGAGGGTGAGGCGCTCGCGGTCAACTGCGATCAGGCCGCGGCGTTGCTCGGAAATCCCTACGTGACCGTCGACACGATGGTCAAGTGGGTCGCCGAGTGGGCCCAGAGCGGCAAGCCGACGCTCGGCAAGCCGAGCAAGTTCGAGGTGCGCTCCGGGCGCTTCTGA
- a CDS encoding sugar phosphate isomerase/epimerase, with protein sequence MVKISFSTLGAPFYTVDQIVQLAEENHYDGVELRTIEGTNDLLSLPDFAPGAVETTRRKFEDAGLAIPCLDTSVLIESGSGEGFDRHLADAKRYATLASELGAPLIRIFAGPPEGVDNPQSFFPDVAKGLAILADVVHDLGVTAAIETHGTLSKSADLLEVFSYGVGENIGVLWDLMHTYRHGESLESSYDGLKSLIKHLHVRDAAGMVAEDKDYVLTGQGIAPLPELIALLEAGNFEGYVSFEWEKFWVPELEEPEVVIPQFAQYMSQFA encoded by the coding sequence ATGGTCAAGATCTCCTTCAGCACCCTGGGCGCACCGTTTTACACCGTCGATCAGATCGTGCAGCTGGCCGAGGAAAATCACTACGACGGTGTGGAACTCCGCACAATCGAAGGAACCAACGATCTGCTGAGCCTTCCCGATTTCGCACCCGGAGCCGTCGAGACAACCCGACGCAAGTTCGAGGATGCCGGCCTGGCGATTCCGTGCCTCGACACCAGCGTTCTGATCGAGAGCGGGTCCGGAGAGGGCTTCGATCGCCACCTAGCAGATGCGAAGCGCTACGCCACATTGGCCTCGGAACTCGGCGCACCACTGATCCGGATCTTCGCCGGGCCGCCGGAGGGCGTCGACAACCCGCAGAGCTTCTTTCCGGATGTTGCGAAGGGGCTTGCGATTCTTGCCGACGTGGTCCACGACCTCGGCGTCACGGCCGCGATCGAGACTCACGGAACCCTGTCCAAGTCGGCCGATCTGCTCGAGGTGTTCTCGTACGGGGTGGGCGAGAACATCGGAGTGCTGTGGGACCTCATGCACACCTACCGGCATGGCGAGTCGCTCGAGAGTTCATATGACGGGCTCAAGTCGCTCATCAAGCATCTGCACGTGCGCGACGCGGCGGGCATGGTCGCCGAAGACAAGGATTACGTTCTTACCGGCCAGGGAATCGCGCCGCTTCCAGAACTCATCGCCCTGCTGGAAGCCGGAAACTTCGAGGGCTACGTCAGTTTCGAGTGGGAGAAGTTCTGGGTGCCAGAGCTCGAGGAGCCAGAAGTCGTGATCCCGCAGTTCGCGCAATACATGTCGCAGTTCGCCTGA
- a CDS encoding Gfo/Idh/MocA family protein, whose translation MAEKAPFRVALVGAGFIGKTHADVIDSIPEFSLTAIVDPVEKNSAALADAVADSTGVRPEVFADLATALSSVDVDVVVICTPTGYHAANAVSAINAGKHVLIEKPLDVTPTAAVEVVKAARAHPELIGAVISQKRFEPSSEVVKAAIDAGEFGRMTSGVVTGSLWRSQEYYDSGEWRGTWKLDGGGALMNQGVHSIDLLVWFMGRPKSVLARSGRLAHERIEVEDTAAAVIEFVSGALASVLYTTAAYPGLPPRIEVHGDRGSAVIDADALAYYHVASSGAEVGDYGLNGPGLGNQASRMVNEVPYSGHPVEIIGHRRQYLDFLSALRGESTPRAGVEDAFLSLATVVAIYESARTGAAVDFDAFISSIDN comes from the coding sequence ATGGCCGAGAAAGCCCCGTTCCGTGTCGCGCTGGTAGGAGCGGGATTCATCGGCAAAACACACGCCGACGTCATCGACTCCATCCCCGAGTTCAGCCTGACAGCCATCGTCGACCCGGTGGAAAAGAACTCGGCCGCGCTGGCTGACGCGGTCGCGGACAGCACCGGAGTTCGCCCGGAAGTATTCGCCGACCTGGCGACGGCACTGAGTTCCGTGGACGTCGATGTCGTCGTGATCTGTACACCGACCGGATACCACGCGGCCAACGCAGTCTCGGCGATCAACGCGGGCAAGCACGTGCTGATTGAGAAGCCTCTGGACGTCACTCCGACTGCAGCAGTGGAGGTCGTCAAAGCGGCTCGGGCCCACCCAGAACTCATCGGGGCTGTGATCAGCCAAAAGCGTTTCGAGCCATCGAGCGAGGTCGTCAAGGCCGCCATCGACGCGGGTGAGTTCGGGCGTATGACGTCTGGTGTCGTGACCGGTTCTTTGTGGCGCTCGCAGGAGTACTACGACTCCGGGGAATGGCGCGGCACCTGGAAGCTCGACGGCGGCGGTGCCTTGATGAACCAGGGCGTCCACTCGATCGACCTGCTCGTCTGGTTCATGGGACGTCCGAAGTCAGTGCTGGCACGCTCCGGGCGCCTGGCTCACGAACGAATCGAAGTCGAGGATACGGCAGCGGCCGTCATCGAGTTCGTGAGCGGGGCGCTGGCGAGCGTGCTGTACACGACCGCCGCCTATCCCGGCCTCCCGCCGCGGATCGAAGTACACGGAGACCGGGGATCAGCTGTCATCGACGCGGATGCCCTCGCGTATTATCACGTGGCATCGAGTGGGGCAGAGGTCGGCGACTACGGTCTCAATGGCCCCGGGCTCGGCAATCAGGCATCGAGAATGGTGAACGAGGTCCCCTACAGCGGTCACCCCGTTGAGATCATCGGGCATCGCCGTCAGTACCTCGACTTCTTGAGTGCGTTGCGCGGTGAGTCCACCCCGCGCGCCGGCGTCGAAGACGCCTTCCTCTCGCTCGCGACGGTGGTCGCCATCTACGAGTCCGCACGCACCGGTGCGGCCGTCGACTTCGACGCATTCATCAGCAGCATCGACAACTGA
- a CDS encoding MarR family winged helix-turn-helix transcriptional regulator, translating into MSDEVLAAYAAATADDVGRLLETAAGAFSRTVFIRVIEAGYPDIRPAHVPVFAGLTIGGTHISELASKAGVSRQAMSAMVQEVGALGYVQTHPDPADARATLVSLTELGTKFCQTVIDVTLRANAEVDAQFGGRYAEKLRKQLRMIADSRG; encoded by the coding sequence ATGAGCGACGAAGTACTGGCTGCCTATGCGGCCGCAACTGCGGACGATGTCGGCCGACTCTTGGAGACTGCGGCCGGAGCATTTAGCCGAACTGTTTTCATCCGAGTAATCGAAGCGGGCTATCCGGACATCCGACCCGCGCACGTCCCCGTATTCGCAGGCCTCACGATCGGGGGCACTCACATCTCCGAACTTGCCAGCAAGGCCGGAGTAAGCAGGCAAGCGATGAGCGCGATGGTGCAGGAGGTAGGAGCGCTTGGATACGTCCAAACCCACCCTGACCCAGCGGACGCCCGAGCAACCCTGGTCTCGCTCACCGAACTGGGCACCAAGTTCTGTCAAACAGTCATTGACGTCACTCTCCGTGCGAACGCAGAAGTCGATGCCCAGTTCGGTGGTCGCTATGCAGAGAAACTCCGCAAACAGCTGCGAATGATCGCTGACTCACGGGGATAG
- a CDS encoding redoxin family protein — translation MSETLTVPTLGATMPDIGLIGPDGKHSTLSQELGGSKAVVFFMRASNCPICLAHAKTILKMQAAGDLRGAKFLLVAPGDATEAATALKRLGSSKAGVWASGRNHAAVGLGTFMTIQHSGTFVLDGDGGILHVKTATIPAASFSRSAVLQALARE, via the coding sequence ATGTCTGAAACTCTGACCGTCCCCACCCTCGGCGCAACAATGCCCGACATCGGACTGATTGGTCCGGATGGAAAGCATTCGACGCTCAGTCAGGAGCTGGGGGGCTCGAAGGCTGTGGTCTTCTTCATGAGAGCAAGCAACTGTCCGATCTGCCTGGCTCACGCGAAGACCATCCTGAAAATGCAAGCCGCAGGGGACCTCCGCGGGGCGAAGTTTCTCCTCGTTGCCCCCGGTGACGCCACGGAAGCGGCCACGGCACTAAAGCGGCTTGGATCCTCGAAAGCCGGAGTGTGGGCGTCCGGACGTAACCACGCCGCCGTCGGCCTCGGCACGTTCATGACCATCCAACACAGTGGCACATTCGTGCTGGACGGCGACGGCGGCATCCTCCATGTGAAAACAGCCACGATCCCAGCCGCAAGCTTCTCCCGCTCCGCTGTCCTACAAGCACTCGCCCGCGAGTGA
- a CDS encoding IS3 family transposase (programmed frameshift), which yields MARKSYTDEFRRRAVDLYESTPGATVKGIAADLGISRGALKEWVGRLGSEVTVPGTAFLGSARRSESHAGRVVRLEAELAASRAEARKLETERDILRQAAKYFGRGDELVTRFQFVEDHKGAYGVKRLCEGVEVSRSSFYAWLVAAPARAGRAAADAALAAKIRQVQDPVQGGDRAYGVPRVTADLNENAAGGQRVNHKRVARVMRQEGLAGIRLRRRVKTTIPDQSGRKFPDLVGRDFTAESPNLRYVGDITYLPIADGTNLYLATVIDLCSRKLPGWAMADHMRTELVEDALRAAWHQRGSLRGAVFHSDHGSVYTSKDYARLCTGMGVTQSMGAVGSSADNALAESFNASLKRELLDGVPTFPDQATAYRAVFRWATRYNTRRRHSAIGNISPDAYETIVSATLTKAA from the exons ATGGCTAGGAAGAGTTACACGGACGAGTTTCGTCGGCGGGCGGTGGATTTATACGAGTCCACGCCTGGTGCGACGGTGAAGGGCATCGCGGCTGATCTGGGAATTTCCCGTGGTGCGTTGAAGGAATGGGTGGGCAGGCTCGGCTCCGAAGTAACGGTGCCCGGGACTGCGTTCCTCGGGTCTGCGAGGCGATCCGAGTCGCACGCTGGGAGGGTTGTCCGGTTGGAGGCGGAGCTGGCTGCGTCTCGCGCTGAGGCCCGCAAGCTCGAAACGGAGCGAGACATTCTCCGTCAGGCGGCGAAGTATTTCG GCCGGGGAGACGAACTGGTGACCCGCTTCCAGTTCGTCGAGGATCACAAGGGCGCCTATGGCGTGAAGCGGTTGTGTGAGGGTGTCGAGGTGTCTAGGTCATCGTTCTACGCGTGGCTGGTCGCCGCGCCCGCTCGGGCCGGCAGGGCTGCCGCGGACGCGGCATTAGCCGCAAAGATCCGGCAGGTGCAGGACCCGGTCCAGGGTGGTGATCGCGCTTACGGTGTCCCCAGAGTCACTGCCGACCTGAACGAGAACGCGGCCGGCGGGCAACGGGTCAACCACAAGCGTGTGGCGCGCGTGATGCGCCAGGAAGGACTGGCGGGGATTCGGTTGCGCCGCCGGGTGAAGACCACAATCCCGGACCAGTCGGGCAGGAAGTTCCCCGATCTGGTGGGCCGCGACTTCACCGCTGAGAGCCCGAACCTCCGCTACGTGGGCGACATCACCTACCTGCCCATCGCTGACGGCACGAACCTCTACCTCGCCACGGTGATCGACCTGTGTTCCAGGAAGCTGCCCGGCTGGGCGATGGCTGACCATATGCGCACCGAGCTTGTCGAAGACGCGTTGAGGGCCGCCTGGCATCAACGCGGCTCGCTGCGCGGTGCGGTCTTTCACTCGGATCATGGGTCGGTCTATACCTCGAAGGACTACGCGCGTCTCTGCACGGGCATGGGTGTGACTCAGTCGATGGGCGCGGTTGGCTCCAGTGCGGACAACGCCCTCGCGGAGTCGTTCAACGCGTCGCTGAAACGCGAGCTCCTCGACGGTGTCCCAACATTTCCCGACCAAGCGACCGCCTACCGGGCCGTGTTCCGCTGGGCGACCCGCTACAACACCCGTCGCCGGCACTCCGCGATCGGCAACATCAGCCCCGACGCATACGAAACCATCGTGTCCGCTACGCTCACGAAAGCGGCATAA